Proteins found in one Bombus terrestris chromosome 1, iyBomTerr1.2, whole genome shotgun sequence genomic segment:
- the LOC100648544 gene encoding ras-related protein Rab-2, with protein sequence MSYAYLFKYIIIGDTGVGKSCLLLQFTDKRFQPVHDLTIGVEFGARMITIDGKPIKLQIWDTAGQEAFRSITRSYYRGAAGALLVYDITRRETFNHLTTWLEDARQHSNSNMVIMLIGNKSDLDNRREVRREEGEAFAREHGLVFMETSAKTAINVEDAFINTAKVIYEKIQEGVFDINNEANGIKIGPQHSPTSPSGLAGTGGQGNTQGGGCC encoded by the exons ATGTCGTACGCATACCTTTTCAAGTACATCATTATTGGAGATACAG GGGTTGGGAAATCTTGTCTACTTCTGCAGTTTACGGATAAGAGATTCCAGCCTGTTCATGATTTAACAATAGGTGTTGAGTTTGGAGCCCGTATGATTACAATTGATGGAAAGCCAATCAAACTTCAAATTTGGGATact GCAGGTCAAGAAGCATTTCGTTCTATTACACGATCATATTATCGTGGAGCAGCAGGAGCTTTATTAGTATATGATATTACACGTAGAGAAACATTTAATCATTTGACCACTTGGTTAGAGGATGCAAGACAACATTCAAACTCTAACATGGTGATCATGTTAATTGGTAATAAGAGTGATCTGGATAATAGAAGAGAAGTGAGGAGAGAAGAAGGTGAAGCTTTTGCAAGAGAACATGGACTTGTTTTTATGGAAACCAGTGCAAAGACAGCAATCAATGTAGAGGATGCATTTATCAATACAGCAAaagtaatttatgaaaaaattcagGAAGGTGTATTTGACATAAATAATGAG GCAAATGGTATCAAGATTGGACCACAACATTCACCAACAAGTCCTAGTGGATTAGCGGGTACTGGTGGTCAAGGAAACACGCAAGGTGGTGGGTGCTGCTAG